aaggggtcacagagtgtagaatattaccaccaaaggggtcacagagtgtagaatattaccaccaaaggggtcacagagtgtagaatattaccaccaaaggggtcacagagtgtagaatattaccaccaaaggggtcacagagtgtagaatattaccaccaaaggggtcacagagtgtagaatattaccaccaaaggggtcacagagtgtagaatattaccaccaaaggggtcacagagtgtagaatattaccaccagaggggtcacagagtgtagaatataagcaccaaaggggtcacagagtgtagaatattaccaccaaaggggtcacagtgtagaatattaccaccaaaggggtcacagagtgtagaatattaccaccaaaggggtcacagagtgtagaatattaccaccaaaggggtcacagagtgtagaatattaccaccaaaggggtcacagagtgtagaatattaccaccaaaggggtcacagaatgtagaatattaccaccaaagggatCACAGAGTGTataatattaccaccaaaggggtcacagagtgtagaatattaccaccaaaggggtcacagagtgtagaatattaccaccaaaggggtcacagagtgtagaatattaccaccaaaggggtcacattccgaatgtagaatattaccaccaaaggggtcacattccgagtgtagaatattaccaccaaaggggtcacattccgagtgtagaatattaccaccaaaggggtcacagagtgtagaatattaccaccaaaggggtcacagagtgtagaatattaccacaaaaggggtcacagagtgtagaatattaccaccaaaggggtcacagagtgtagaatattaccacaaaaggggtcacagagtgtagaatattaccaccaaaggggtcacagagtgtagaatattaccaccaaaggggtcacagagtgtagaatattaccaccagaggggtcacagagtgtagaatattaccaccaatgATGATGATACAGAGTGGTCTTGAATCGTTTTGTTGTTGCTTCTTGCCGAGGCGATGCACAACGTCGATGGTATCACCAACTTTGTTCTTCTCTGCAGGCAAAACTTCTTGGCAGAAACGGATAGCCTCTCCTCGCACATCTTCATTCTCCACCTCTGGCAAGCCGTagagtctcaggttccatcttcattctccacctctggcaagccgtagtctcaggttccatcttcattctccacctctggcaagccgtagagtctcaggttccatcttcattctccacctctggcaagccgtagagtctcaggttccatcttcattctccacctctggcaagccgtagagtctcaggttccatcttcattctccacctctggcaagccgtagagcctcaggttccatcttcattctccacctctggcaagccgtagagtctcaggttccatcttcattctccacctctggcaagccgtagagtctcaggttccatcttcattctccacctctggcaagccgtagagtctcaggttccatcttcattctccacctctggcaagccgtagagtctcaggttccatcttcattctccacctctggcaagccgtagagtctcaggttccatcttcattctccacctctggcaagccgtagagcctcaggttccatcttcattctccacctctggcaagccgtagagtctcaggttccatcttcattctccacctctggcaagccgtagagtctcaggttccatcttcattctccacctctggcaagccgtagagtctcaggttccatcttcattctccacctctggcaagccgtagagtctcaggttccatcttcattctccacctctggcaagccgtagtctcaggttccatcttcattctccacctctggcaagccgtagagtctcaggttccatcttcattctccacctctggcaagccgtagtctcaggttccatcttcattctccacctctggcaagccgtagagtctcaggttccatcttcattctccacctctggcaagccatagtctcaggttccatcttcattctccacctctggcaagccgtagagtctcaggttccatcttcattctccacctctggcaagccgtagagtctcaggttccatcttcattctccacctctggcaagccgtagagtctcaggttccatcttcattctccaactctggcaagccgtagagtctcaggttccatcttcattctccacctctggcaagccgtagagtctcaggttccatcttcattctccacctctggcaagccgtagagtctcaggttccatcttcattctccacctctggcaagccgtagtctcaggttccatcttcattctccacctctggcaagccgtagagtctcaggttccatcttcattctccacctctggcaagccgtagagtctcaggttccatcttcattctccacctctggcaagccatagagtctcaggttccatcttcatTCTCCACCTTTGGCAAGCCGTagagtctcaggttccatcttcattctccacctctggcaagccgtagtctcaggttccatcttcattctccacctctggcaagccgtagagtctcaggttccatcttcattctccacctctggcaagccgtagagtctcaggttccatcttcattctccacctctggcaagccgtagagtctcaggttccatcttcattctccacctctggcaagccgtagggtctcaggttccatcttcattctccacctctggcaagccgtagagtctcaggttccatcttcattctccacctctggcaagccgtagtctcaggttccatcttcattctccacctctggcaagccgtagagtctcaggttccatcttcattctccacctctggcaagccatagtctcaggttccatcttcattctccacctctggcaagccgtagtctcaggttccatcttcattctccacctctggcatgccgtagagtctcaggttccatcttcattctccacctctggcaagccgtagagtctcaggttccatcttcattctccatctctggcaagccgtagagtctcaggttccatcttcattctccacctctggcaagccgtagagtctcaggttccatcttcatTCTACAACTCTGGCAAGCCGTagagtctcaggttccatcttcattctccacctctggcaagccgtagagtctcaggttccatcttcatTCTCCACCTCTGGCAAGCCGTAGCGTCTCAGGTTCCATTTTCTTGTGTATTGTTCCAGATCAGTGAGACGTCTATGGTAGACATTGTCATTCTTTTCCACCTTTTCCACACTTTTTTCAACTTTTGCCACTCTCGTTTTCACATCCTTGATTTCACCACATGCAAACTCCACAGTCTTTTTCAAGCCTTCGATAACCATGGTGTTCGCGCCTACCATTTTCTCAATGGCGTCACACCTGGAGTTGATGAGTAAGGAGAGGGTAGCCACTATGTCAGAGTTCATGTTGGGTTTTTTGGAGGGTGGAGGTTTGCACGGAGTAACCGGTAAAGAGGGGAATTCGTCATCTTCAGCATTCGAAAGCATGCTATTATCCATAGGCCAAGCGTAGTTATGGCAGTTGTCTATAAGCACGTTTCTCTCGTTGATTAGCAATAGAACGGCTAACTTCTTCCTTTCTTCTTTTGTCATGACTTTGCATAGACATGCTGAAATAAATGATCCAATTATTATTCCAGTAACAGGAAAGGTCTTATATCTTgaacaaataaaaatagtaatGACTGTAAACTTGTTTTATTCACAATCTTTCTGAAGTTTGGTAAACTATGCAAAAACGAAACTTAAGAAATGGAATtatagaaatagagcacatagaacaaatacaccgcttcttagacttgctttcattgAATGACACATCTGTAACtcccatttctatgtgaatttggtcgtcTCCCAAAAAGTTCCACATTGCGGTTTTAAATGGGGGAGGACCAGCTACTGACATTGGACCAGCGGGCAGGTTTCGTTGTTGACATCATGGGTGTGTTCAGTTCGCTTGAACGTTTGCTACGTTGTGCAACTGTTTGTATTTAACAACGTTTCTCCAAAACGTTCTTGTACGTTCTTGAACATACTTTGAGGTAGGTTTGCTGCCATTTGGTGGGTGTGGCGAGGCGTGACTTGAAGCAAGGAGTAACGTATTTAAAGGGAAGTGGCGATGTCGACTGTGTTCCCCGACCCTTTTTTCAACTGGTCGTTCAGTACAGCACCGTTTCAGAACGTAAAAACATACGAAACGCAGCCCAGAGGCGTAATCGTTATCATTCGGATTTGCAACTAAaactagagtttctattggacaaatgccGGTATATCCCGCCCCGTTTTGTTCgcttccgtttaagaaaggtTTTGTAACAGAATCTGCGTAAATAATACGCTCCGAGAGAGATAAGGCGTCGTAACACTGACGGCGTTATGCGACACAGTCTGGTCGATGGCTCCGTGCTACAAAACGTCCCGAACACTGGAATTATCCAAATGTTGGGCTCGAACGCACCTAAACTCTTATTACCGTGTAAAATAAAGTAAACAACGGAATACGTGTGATGAAATTATCCGTTTCACTCGGTGTGGCGTGGCAGGCTGGGCTCGATCTGTGTGTGGATCACTTCCAAACTAAATCAGTAACAGGACGCGTGTAAATGATTGGATTTAAAGACTGTAACACACaggttagctaacgttacttctAACTGCAAACATGGAGACTAAACTTAAGACTGCAGCTCAGACTGCTCTGGACTTGGAGCGAGAAAGACAGTATTGTGAACTTTGTGGGAAAATGGAGAATCTCCTGAAGTGCGGCCGGTGTCGAAACTCGTTTTACTGCAGCAAGGAGCACCAGAAGCAGCACTGGAAAATGCACAAGGTGAATTGTAAAGAATCCGAGGTAAAACCACAGGTTTCAAAACAGAAGTCTGCTGAACCTCAGGCACCGTCCggggggatagagggacagaCACTACCGTCACCACAACTAAAGACACGCGTCCAACCCGACAACACCGCATCTCCGAGCGGAGAGACAAGAATGAAAGGTTTTATAACTAACGCAGAGTGCGCTGGCTCCTCGGTCGGGAAACCGGGCGGGTCGAACACCAAACCCAACGGACAGACCACCACCCGGTCCACGCCTCAGAATCTCGCCATTGAGTACATCGTCCCGTGTATGATAAAGCATGGGATATGTGTTGTTGACAACTTCCTCGGCGGTGAAACGGGGCTGGCCATCTTGGAAGACGTCAAATTGTTGCATAAAACCGGGAAGTTTACCGACGGTCAATTGGTCAGTCAGAAAACGGACTCCACTAAAGACATTAGGGGAGATAAGATCACATGGATCGAGGGCCGAGAGACCGGATGTGAGAAGATCTGCTTCCTCATGAGCCGGATGGATGATCTGGTCAGACATTGTAATGGTCAGCTGGGAACCTTTACAATAAATGGAAGGACTAAAGTAAGTAGCCAGGTTAAGTTAAAGCTGCACTATGAAACGTTTTGTCAAACCCGATCAAATTCACATTGACAGATCTATAGCTTACAAGtctttctcattgaaagcaagtttaAGATGCTGTAGctctgtttatgtgtgtgtaatttCTATGCACACCATTACGTGTAGTTTTTGTGTCTtctactttcagttttgtacccCACCGacaaaacagctgaaaatatgTTTTTGCATATGTTCAATTTATTTCACAGTGGTtttgtttagatggtacaatgattatcttccctatacttgcttgttttgtcacacaaactgaaattagtcGAAATATTAGAATTttaacaaccaggaaatggcagagtgatTTCAAACCTGGGTATTTATAATCGTTATCTTGGCCCATATGTCATGCAATAGTCGAggctgtttcccaaatggcactctggcCCTTTACATTATAATGGTTATcgttagcagatgctcttatccattACCAATTAGGTTTAGGTACCTTGGTCatgggcacatcggcagatttttcacctagtccaGTAAGGGATTCGAACCAtcaactggcccaacgctcttacctGCTATGCTCCCTGCCGCCGTagagccctatagaccctggtcaaatgtaatCCACAATATGGGGTGCCGTTTGGTATGCACAAACGGTGTGGTTACAATAGAATGACCATTTGGTATGCACACAGTGTGGTTACAATAGcagatatgacctggtctattaaaccgctcagtgaatatgacctggtctattaaacccctcagtggatatgacctggtctattaaacccctcagtggatatgaatatgacctggtctattaaaccactcagtgaatatgacctggtctattaaaccactcagtggatatgacctggtctattaaaccactcagtggatatgacctggtctattaaaccgctcagtggatatgacctggtctattaaacccctcagtggatatgacctggtctattaaacccctcagtggatatgaatatgacctggtctattaaacccctcagtggatatgactatgacctggtctattaaaccactcagtggatatgaatatgacctggtctattaaaccactcagtgaatatgacctggtctattaaacccctcagtggatatgacctggtctattaaacccctcagtggatatgaatatgacctggtctattaaaccactcagtggatatgacctggtctattaaacccctcagtggatatgacctggtctattaaaccactcagtggatatgaatatgacctggtctattaaacccctcagtggatatgaatatgacctggtctattaaaccactcagtggatatgaatatgacctggtctattaaacccctcagtggatatgaatatgacctggtctattaaacccctcagtggatatgacctggtctattaaacccctcagtggatatgacctggtctattaaacccctcagtggatatgaatatgacctggtctattaaacccctcagtggatatgaatatgacctgcctggtctattaaacccctcagtggatatgacctggtctattaaacccctcagtgaatatgacctggtctattaaaccactcagtgaatatgacctggtctattaaacccctcagtgaatatgacctggtctattaaacccctcagtggatatgacctggtctattaaacccctcagtggatatgacctggtctattaaacccctcagtgaatatgaatatgacctggtctattaaaccactcagtgaatatgacctggtctattaaacccctcagtgaatatgacctggtctattaaa
This window of the Oncorhynchus clarkii lewisi isolate Uvic-CL-2024 chromosome 16, UVic_Ocla_1.0, whole genome shotgun sequence genome carries:
- the LOC139367854 gene encoding egl nine homolog 1-like; the encoded protein is METKLKTAAQTALDLERERQYCELCGKMENLLKCGRCRNSFYCSKEHQKQHWKMHKVNCKESEVKPQVSKQKSAEPQAPSGGIEGQTLPSPQLKTRVQPDNTASPSGETRMKGFITNAECAGSSVGKPGGSNTKPNGQTTTRSTPQNLAIEYIVPCMIKHGICVVDNFLGGETGLAILEDVKLLHKTGKFTDGQLVSQKTDSTKDIRGDKITWIEGRETGCEKICFLMSRMDDLVRHCNGQLGTFTINGRTKAMVACYPGNGTGYVRHVDNPNGDGRCVTCIYYLNKDWDTKEHGGVLRIFPEGKAQFADIEPKFDRLLFFWSDRRNPHEVQPAHAIRYAITVWYFDADERARAKEKYLTGAGEKGVKVELNKPSDPS